The following are encoded together in the Lentimicrobiaceae bacterium genome:
- a CDS encoding GH3 auxin-responsive promoter family protein yields MAIFNSIVSWFMRRRMHQIEYFLKYPDEVQREWLQKLLQSGSSTEWGKKYDYDSINNFYDYVNRVPISKYEDLQPYIERLRAGENNILWNTDVKWFAKSSGTTNSKSKFIPVTNEALNDCHYKGGKDLIAIYLHNNPDSIILEGKTLAMGGSLKQDGVGGQIACGDVSAILMDNLPFWAQLARTPSIDIALIEDWEEKLDQMSNATIKENVTALMGVPSWMLVMLNRILEMTGKKYINEVWNDLELFIHGGVNFSSYRNHYDKILSKPLYYLQTYNASEGFFGIQDRLVATDMLLMLDYGIFYEFIPLSNLQSDNPKSHPIWEVEMGKNYAVVISTNAGLWRYMIGDTIEFTSLDPYRIRVTGRTTSFVNTFGEEVIEDNANKALEVACRNTNSDFTNYTVAPYINEDNNTAMHEWIIEFVQVPDSVDAFTHELDVALKSLNSDYEAKRHKDIMLKPPKVHAVPRGTFYEWMRNRERLGGQNKVPRLNNERNYVDEILQMLAEK; encoded by the coding sequence ATGGCAATATTCAACTCAATAGTATCGTGGTTTATGCGTCGGCGCATGCATCAAATAGAATACTTTTTGAAGTATCCCGACGAAGTACAAAGGGAATGGTTACAAAAGCTTTTGCAAAGCGGTAGCAGTACCGAATGGGGCAAAAAATACGACTACGATTCAATAAACAATTTTTACGATTACGTAAATCGCGTTCCCATTAGCAAGTACGAAGATTTGCAACCATACATTGAAAGGCTACGAGCAGGCGAAAATAATATCTTGTGGAATACAGATGTAAAATGGTTTGCCAAAAGCTCAGGAACAACAAATAGCAAAAGTAAATTTATTCCGGTAACTAACGAAGCTCTCAACGATTGTCATTACAAAGGCGGCAAAGACCTAATAGCTATTTATTTGCACAACAACCCCGACTCAATAATATTAGAAGGAAAAACATTGGCTATGGGAGGGAGTCTTAAGCAAGACGGAGTTGGTGGACAAATTGCTTGCGGTGATGTGTCGGCTATACTTATGGACAATCTTCCGTTTTGGGCTCAATTGGCACGCACTCCAAGTATTGATATAGCTTTGATTGAAGATTGGGAAGAAAAACTAGATCAGATGTCAAACGCAACCATTAAGGAAAATGTTACTGCTCTTATGGGTGTCCCATCGTGGATGTTAGTGATGCTTAACAGAATTTTGGAAATGACGGGAAAGAAGTACATCAACGAAGTTTGGAATGACTTGGAGCTTTTTATTCATGGTGGTGTTAATTTTTCTTCGTACAGAAATCACTACGACAAAATATTGAGTAAACCGTTGTATTACCTGCAAACATACAATGCCAGCGAAGGATTTTTCGGAATACAAGATAGGTTAGTAGCTACCGATATGTTGCTAATGCTTGATTACGGCATCTTTTACGAATTTATACCGTTAAGCAACTTGCAATCCGATAATCCTAAAAGTCATCCCATTTGGGAAGTAGAAATGGGCAAAAATTATGCAGTTGTTATTTCAACCAATGCAGGACTATGGCGGTATATGATTGGCGATACAATTGAATTTACATCTTTAGACCCGTACAGAATTAGGGTTACCGGACGAACCACAAGTTTTGTCAACACTTTCGGAGAAGAAGTTATTGAAGACAATGCCAACAAGGCTTTAGAAGTTGCTTGCAGAAACACAAATTCCGATTTTACAAACTATACCGTTGCACCTTATATCAACGAAGATAACAATACTGCAATGCACGAGTGGATTATTGAGTTTGTGCAAGTGCCCGATTCTGTGGACGCTTTTACTCACGAGCTTGATGTGGCTCTTAAAAGTTTAAACTCCGACTACGAAGCCAAAAGGCATAAAGATATTATGCTAAAACCGCCAAAAGTACATGCAGTACCCAGAGGAACTTTTTACGAATGGATGAGAAATCGTGAAAGATTAGGTGGTCAGAATAAGGTGCCCCGTTTGAACAATGAAAGAAATTATGTTGACGAAATATTACAAATGTTAGCTGAAAAATAA
- a CDS encoding GntG family PLP-dependent aldolase: MIVDLLSDTVTKPTPEMLQYMMQAQVGDDVYGGDPTTKRLEEKIAKMFNKESALYFPSGTMANQVAIKTHTQPGQEIICHKLSHIYYYESGGPAFHSGLSTCLLSGDRGHLDPDDVENHINPSDDVHRPPTALVSVENTMNKGGGSIYDFNKLVEIGKICKKHNLKYHLDGARLFNALVETEQTTEDYGNLFDSISVCMSKGLGAPVGSVLMGDSKFINTARRYRKMFGGGMRQSGYLAAACIYALDNNILRLKDDHRRAKLLSTELEKLNYVQSVAKVETNIVLFKLDPKVDADNYVSQLKNDGILTMHMGYNNIRMVTHLGIDDNMIDRTIDVIKKYKI, encoded by the coding sequence ATGATAGTAGATTTACTCAGCGATACAGTTACAAAACCAACACCCGAAATGCTCCAATACATGATGCAGGCACAGGTTGGCGACGATGTATATGGAGGCGACCCGACAACCAAGCGATTGGAAGAAAAAATCGCTAAAATGTTTAATAAGGAAAGTGCTCTGTATTTTCCTTCGGGAACTATGGCTAATCAGGTTGCTATAAAAACTCATACGCAACCCGGACAAGAGATTATTTGCCATAAGTTGTCGCATATATATTACTATGAGTCTGGAGGACCGGCTTTTCATTCTGGCTTGTCAACTTGCTTGTTATCCGGCGATAGAGGTCATCTCGACCCCGATGATGTAGAAAATCACATAAATCCATCCGACGATGTTCATCGTCCGCCAACAGCTTTAGTGTCTGTCGAAAATACCATGAATAAAGGCGGTGGCAGTATCTACGATTTTAATAAATTGGTGGAAATAGGTAAAATATGCAAAAAGCATAATTTAAAATATCACTTAGACGGAGCCAGACTGTTCAACGCTTTGGTTGAAACCGAGCAAACAACCGAAGACTATGGAAATTTGTTCGACAGTATTTCGGTGTGCATGTCGAAAGGATTGGGAGCTCCTGTGGGTTCGGTGCTAATGGGAGATAGCAAATTTATAAATACTGCAAGACGCTACCGAAAGATGTTTGGTGGAGGAATGAGGCAGTCAGGCTATTTGGCTGCAGCCTGTATTTATGCACTCGACAATAATATTTTACGTCTGAAAGACGACCATAGAAGAGCTAAACTTTTAAGCACCGAATTAGAAAAACTCAACTATGTGCAAAGCGTAGCAAAAGTTGAAACCAATATTGTTCTTTTTAAATTAGACCCAAAAGTAGACGCCGATAATTATGTCAGTCAATTAAAGAACGACGGCATACTGACCATGCACATGGGTTACAATAATATCAGAATGGTAACACATTTAGGTATCGATGATAATATGATTGATAGAACAATTGATGTAATTAAAAAATATAAAATTTGA
- a CDS encoding PatB family C-S lyase: MKNVKNNFDKVINRRGSGSLKYDAMKQVLGHDAKYAMWVADMDFKTPNFITKALKDRVKHSVFGYDYRNPNHFDSFISWFKNRHQLEICSTTVGFTPGVVPAVNIAVLAYTNEGDKILVQPPVYFPFFNAVTDHNRVLVQSKLNFDGSRLQIDFDDFEEQIKQGVKLFILSNPHNPGGNVWTVEELTKMTDIALKYNVIIVSDDIHCDLVYKKYKYTPILTLSEEVAQQTVMFTAPSKTFNVSGLASSVYVIPNPELRSKFENQIQKYHISNGNIFGNVALKEAYKNGYQYVDDLMSYLQKNVDYVVEFMSEYTPKIKPVIPESTFLMWLDCRELNLSDKRLNHFFLKKADMGLNTGIMFGSGGEGFMRLNIGCPKSHLKKALNSLKKAYDKDFKK; this comes from the coding sequence ATAATTTCGATAAAGTAATTAATCGTCGTGGTAGCGGTAGCTTGAAATACGATGCTATGAAGCAAGTTTTGGGACACGATGCCAAATACGCTATGTGGGTCGCCGATATGGATTTTAAAACCCCTAATTTTATAACCAAAGCATTGAAAGACAGAGTTAAACACTCGGTTTTTGGTTACGATTACAGAAATCCCAATCATTTCGATTCTTTTATTTCGTGGTTTAAAAATAGGCATCAGTTAGAAATTTGCTCAACCACTGTCGGATTCACGCCTGGAGTCGTTCCGGCTGTTAATATTGCTGTACTTGCTTATACAAACGAAGGAGACAAAATTTTGGTTCAGCCGCCGGTTTATTTCCCGTTTTTTAACGCAGTAACCGACCATAACAGAGTCTTGGTGCAAAGTAAACTCAATTTTGACGGCAGCAGACTTCAAATAGATTTCGATGACTTTGAAGAGCAGATTAAACAAGGTGTTAAACTTTTTATTCTGTCAAATCCGCACAACCCTGGAGGGAACGTATGGACTGTTGAAGAACTGACCAAAATGACTGATATAGCTCTCAAATACAATGTAATCATTGTGTCGGACGATATTCACTGCGATTTGGTTTACAAAAAATATAAGTATACACCTATTCTCACTTTATCGGAAGAGGTTGCGCAACAAACAGTTATGTTTACCGCACCGAGCAAAACTTTTAATGTGTCGGGATTGGCTTCTTCGGTTTATGTTATTCCTAATCCTGAGCTAAGAAGTAAATTTGAAAATCAAATTCAAAAATATCATATTTCCAACGGAAATATTTTTGGCAATGTAGCTCTTAAAGAGGCGTACAAGAATGGCTACCAATATGTTGATGATTTGATGAGTTACCTGCAAAAAAACGTCGATTATGTTGTAGAATTTATGTCGGAATATACGCCAAAAATAAAACCTGTAATCCCCGAATCTACTTTTTTAATGTGGTTAGACTGTCGAGAGCTTAATTTAAGCGACAAAAGATTAAATCATTTCTTTTTGAAAAAAGCCGATATGGGACTCAATACTGGAATTATGTTCGGCAGTGGAGGCGAAGGCTTTATGCGTTTGAATATTGGTTGTCCGAAATCGCATCTGAAAAAAGCTCTTAATAGTCTTAAAAAAGCATACGATAAAGATTTTAAAAAATAA